The genomic region GCGCCGCCGCACCGGCTGCTAGATCCGCGCCACGGCCCCCTGCTCGCCGTCAGGCTCTCGGTCCTGACGCGTAAGAGCCTCGGCGGGCTCCATACGGATTTGCAGTCGCGGGTGCTGGATGCCGCCGGTCGGCCCGTGCCAGGCTTGTTCGCCGCCGGTGAGGCTGCGGGGTTCGGCGGCGGCGGCATCCACGGCTACCGGGCGCTTGAGGGGACGTTCCTGGGCGGGTGCCTCTTCTCAGGACGTTCGGCGGGGCGCGCCGCGGCGCTGGCGGCGTAGCCAACCCATAGCAAGCGACGCAATATGCCGCATAGTTAGCAGGGCAGGAGGAAAGCCGATGCAGTGGCAGACCGACATACTGGGCGACGACTTCCAGTCGTGCGCCTTCGAGGCCGCCGGCCCTGACGGTGTGCTGCGCACTGCCACCCTAGTCCGTCATACGCCCTTGAACCCCGCGGAACGTCCGGCAGAACCCGCAGCACGCGCCGAGCGGGCGGTCGAACCCGCCGCCGAACCCGTCGCCGGGGCGGCAATGGCGGCCGAAACCGCGGCTGAAACCGGCGTAGAAGCCGGGACGGAAGATCAGGCAGGAACCCCGGCGTCAACCGCGCCGCCGGGCCGGGCCGTGCTCTTCCTGCACGGTTGGAGCGACTACTTCTTCAATGAGGAACTCGCGGAGTTCTGGACCGGCAAGGGATTCGATTTTTTCGCCCTGGACATGCACAACCACGGCCGCAGCCTCCGGCCGGGAACCCACGGCGGTTACGTCGCGGACCTGGATGACTACGACGCCGAGATTACGGCCGCGATCGGCATCATCGGCTCGCTCCGGCCGGAGGGCGAGGCACCCCAGCTGACGCTCATGGGCCACTCCACCGGCGGCCTGATCGCGGCGCTGTGGGCCGACCGGCACCCGGGGGTGGCCTCCCAGCTGGTCCTCGACAGCCCGTGGCTGGAAGTTCATGGGAGCCCGGCCCTGCGCCGCGCGGCCCGGACGATGGTGGAGCCGTTCGCGCGGTTCTGGCCAGAGTCGGTCATCCGCCTGCCGGAACGGGCCTTCTACTGGCGCAGCATCAGCAGCGCCGCGGAAGGCGAATGGGCCCTGGACGACGCCTACCGTCCGCCGCATGCCTTTCCGGTCCGCGCCGGCTGGCTCAGCGCCGTCCTCTCCGGACAGGCCAGGGTGGCCCGTGGCCTGAACATCGAGGTACCCATTCTCGTGCTGATTTCGGGGGCCAGCGCCAACGGAATGTTCTGGAAGGAGTCGATGCGCCGCACGGACGCGGTCCTTGACGTGAACACGATCGCGCTGCGGGCCCTCAGCCTGGGCCGCACGGTCACGCTGGAGCGGATTGACGGCGCCCTGCATGACGTCTTCCTCTCCGCACCCCGCGTCCGCGCCGACGCCTACGCCCGGCTGTCCCGGTGGATCAGGGCGTACGTGTTCGACTGACGTGGAACACGACGACGGCACCCACGACCGCCGGCTTCCGGGCACCAGCGACACAGTCCCCCGCCGCAGGCCGCCTAGGTGCCCTGGCGCCCGACGGCCGGAGCGGCATCAACCGCTCCTCCATACCGCCGGTCCCGCTGCGCATAGATCTCCACCGCGTCCCACAGCGTGCGCCGGTCCACGTCCGGCCACAGGGTGTCCATGAAAACGAACTCTGCGTAGGCCGACTGCCACAGCATGAAGTTGGACAGCCGCTGTTCGCCGGAACTGCGCAGGAACAGGTCAACGTCCGGCAGGTCGGGCTCGTCCAGGAACTTCTGGATGGTCCGCTCGGTGATGGCGCCGGGCTTGAGCCGGCCCTGGGCCACTTCCTCGGCGATCGCGGAGACGGCGTCGGCGATCTCGGCGCGTCCGCCGTAGTTCACACACATGTTCAGGGTGCAGGTGCTGTTGCCCCGGGTGTAGTCCTCGGCCTCTTCGAGTTCGCGGATCACCGAGCCCCACAGTTTCGGGCGCCGCCCGGACCAGCGGATGCGGACGCCCCAGTCATCGAGCTGGTTCCGCTGCCGGCGCAGCACGTCCTTGTTGAACCCCATAAGGAAGCGCACTTCTTCCGGGGACCGCCGCCAGTTCTCGGTGGAGAAAGCGTACACGCTGACGTGCTCGATCCCGAGCTCGATAGCCCCGGCCATGACGTCCAGCAGGGCCGGCTCCCCCGCCTTGTGCCCCTCGATCCTGGGCAGGCCGCGCTGGTTGGCCCAGCGTCCGTTGCCGTCCATGACGATTGCCACGTGCCGCGGAATGAATTCAGCGGGGATGGCGGGCGGAACAGCGCCGGACGGGTGCGGATAGGGGGCCACCACCGGGGCGGTCCGCCGCCGGCCGTTGCCCTGCTTTGCCTGGCTTTTCTCCAGGTTCCTTCCCAAGCTTCTTCCCAGTGCCACTTCTACGTTCGCTCCACATGTTTGAGGGATTTCAGGACTCGCTCCAGATGCCACTGCAGGTAGCTGGCCACCAGGCCGGCCGCTTCCCGGCGGTGAACCGATGCGGAGGCATCCGCCGTCGACCAGTTGCCGGTGAGCAGGGCACCCAGCAGGAGCACGGTTTCCGCGGCCGGCGCCGGGGACCCCGGCGGCCGGCAGTCGGCGCAGACCATGCCGCCCAGCGGCGCGGAAAACGCGGTGTGCGGGCCGGGGGCGCCGCACCGGGCGCAGTCGGTGAAGCTGGGCGCCCAGCCGCCGGTCGCGAGGGCGCGCAGCAGGTAGGAGTCCAGGATGAGTTCGGGGGCGTGATCGCCCCGGCTTAGCGACGCCAGTGCCCCGACCAGGAGGTTGTACTGGGCGGTGCCGGCTTCGCCGTCGACGTCGGTGAGCTTTTCCGCCGTCTCGGTCATGGCGGCGGCCACAGTGTATCGGCCATAGTCCGCGGCGATGTTGCTGCCGTAGGCGCCCTTGGCCACGGCCTGCGTGACGACGTCCAGGGTGCGTCCGGAAATCAGCTGGAGGTCCGCCACCATGAACGGCTCCAGCCTGGCGCCGAAACGGCTGCTGGTGCGGCGGACGCCCTTCGCCACCGCACGGACCTGGCCGTGGTGCTTGGTCAGCAGGGTGATGATGCGGTCCGCCTCGCCCAGCTTGTGGGTGCGAAGCACGACGGCGTCATCACGGTAGGCGCGCGCTGCGAAGGATTGTTGGACCACAGTTAATCTTCGCACTGTCTTTGCGGAAACACGGTACGGGCGGCACCGCCGAGGTAAAACACCCCCGAGGTAAAACACCGCCGAGGTAAGACACCGCTGAGGTAAAACACCGCTGAGGCAAAGAAAACTGCGCCGCCGGAGAGGTCCGGCGGCGCAGCGTGCTTCATGACCCGTGTCAACAGCCTCAGCGGACGAATCAGGCGCGGGCGTCCCGGATGGCCCGGTTCACGGCCGAGATGACGGCCTTGAGCGAAGCCGTGATGGTGTTCGCGTCGATTCCCACACCCCAAAGCACCCGCTCCCCCACGGCGCATTCGACATAGGCCGCGGCCAGGGCGCTGCCGCCCTCGGACAGGGCGTGCTCGCTGTAGTCCAGAACCCGGACGTCAACGCCGTCCTCGCGCAGGATACTCAGCAGGGCGGCGATGGGGCCGTTGCCGGTGCCGGTGCGACGGACCTGGGTGCCGTCGATCTTCAAGGCGGCGGTCAGGGTCATGGCGCCGTCCTCGCCCGTTTCCGTGCTGATCGAGCCGAGAGCGTAGCGCCCCCATTGGGTGTCGGCGGATCCGGAGGGCAGGTATTCATCCTGGAAGACCTGCCAGAGCTGAGCGCCGCTGACCTCGCCGCCCACCGTGTCGGTCTGCTTCTGGATAACGCCGGAGAATTCGATCTGGGCCCGGCGCGGCAGGTCCAGGTTGTGCTCGTTCTTCAGCAGGTAGGCGACGCCGCCCTTGCCGGACTGCGAGTTGACCCGGATGACGGCCTCGTAGCTGCGGCCGAGGTCCTTCGGGTCCACCGGCAGGTAGGGGACCTGCCAGGTGTAGTCGGCGACGTCCTTGCCGGCGGCGGCGGCATCCTTTTCGAGGGCTTCGAGGCCCTTCTTGATGGCGTCCTGGTGTGAGCCGGAGAACGCGGTGAAGACGAGGTCTCCGCCGTAGGGCACGCGCTCGGCGACCGGGAGCTGGTTGCAGTACTCCACCGTGCGGCGGACTTCGTCGATGTTGGAGAAGTCGATCATGGGATCGATGCCCTGGACGAACATGTTCAGGCCCAGGGTCACCAGGTCCACGTTGCCGGTCCGCTCGCCGTTGCCGAAGAGGCAGCCCTCGATCCGGTCCGCGCCGGCCAGGTAGCCCAGCTCGGCCGCGGCGACGCCGGTGCCGCGGTCGTTGTGCGGGTGCAGCGAGAGGATGATGCCCTCGCGCGGGTGCAGGTTCCGGCTCATCCACTCGATGGAGTCGGCGTAGACGTTGGGGGTGGCCATTTCCACCGTGGCAGGCAGGTTGATGATGACCTGCCGGTCGGCGGATGCCTCGAAGACGTCGGCGATGGCGTTGCAGACGCGGATGGCGTACTCCAGCTCGGTTCCGGTGAAGGACTCGGGCGAGTATTCGTAGGTGATGTGCGTGTCCGCGAGGGTTTCCTCGTACTTCTTGCACAGCCGGGCGCCCTGCAGGGCGATATCCAGGATGCCGTCTTCGTCCTGGTTGAACACCACGCGGCGCTGCAGGACGGACGTGGAGTTGTAGAGGTGGACGATCGCCTGCTTCGCGCCGACCAGGGACTCGTAGGTCCGCTCGATCAGGTGTTCGCGGGCCTGGGTCAGCACCTGGATCGTGACATCATCCGGGATGTGGTTGCCCTCGATCAGCTGCCGGACGAAGTCGAAGTCCGTCTGCGACGCCGAGGGGAAGCCGACCTCGATCTCCTTGTAGCCCATCCGGACCAGCAGGTCGAACATCTTCAGCTTGCGGGCCGGGCTCATGGGATCGATGAGGGCCTGGTTGCCGTCGCGCAGGTCCACGGCGCACCAGCGCGGGGCCTTGGTGATGACTTTGTCCGGCCAGGTGCGGTCGGGCAGTTCAACGGTGATCTGGTCCTGGAACGGGATGTAGCGGTGGACCGGCATTCCTGAGGGCTTCTGTGCGTTTCGCATTACTATCGGGGCCTTTTCTGTGATTCTTGATGAAAGGGTGGCCGGGCAACACAAACTCCGCAGCGAGGGTGGGCCTTGCGCTAGATCGCGTCTGAGGCCTCGCCGCGGCAGCTAAGAAGAAGCAGTTCTGCGCGCACCATTTCACAGTAACACGGGTGCGTAAGATGAAGGAGCCAGAGAACCGCAACGTCCACTATGCAGACCTTCCACCGGCCCACGGGCCGGTGCGGCCTGCCTCTCAAAGGAGCATCCGTGCCACTTTCGGGGATAGATCTGTCCACCATCGACGCCAGCGTCAGCCCGCAGGATGACCTGTACCAGCACGTGAACGGCAGCTGGCTCAAGAGCACCGTCATTCCGGACGACCGGCCGCTGGAGGGCACGTTTACGGCGCTGCGCGATGCTTCGGAGCTCGCCGTGAAGGAAATTATCGAGCAGGCGGCCGCCCGCGGCGCGGAGGCTACCGGCATTGAGCGGAAAATCGGGGACCTCTACAACAGCTTCATGGACGAGGCTGCGGTGGAAGCCAGGGGCCTGGATCCGCTGCGGGCGCGGCTCGCGGAGGTGTTCGCCACAACGTCGGTGGCCGGGCTTGTGGCGTTGGCCGGACGGCTGTTCCGCGCCGACGTGGCGGGGCTCTTCTACATCTACCCGGCCCCGG from Arthrobacter sp. NicSoilB8 harbors:
- a CDS encoding alpha/beta hydrolase, giving the protein MQWQTDILGDDFQSCAFEAAGPDGVLRTATLVRHTPLNPAERPAEPAARAERAVEPAAEPVAGAAMAAETAAETGVEAGTEDQAGTPASTAPPGRAVLFLHGWSDYFFNEELAEFWTGKGFDFFALDMHNHGRSLRPGTHGGYVADLDDYDAEITAAIGIIGSLRPEGEAPQLTLMGHSTGGLIAALWADRHPGVASQLVLDSPWLEVHGSPALRRAARTMVEPFARFWPESVIRLPERAFYWRSISSAAEGEWALDDAYRPPHAFPVRAGWLSAVLSGQARVARGLNIEVPILVLISGASANGMFWKESMRRTDAVLDVNTIALRALSLGRTVTLERIDGALHDVFLSAPRVRADAYARLSRWIRAYVFD
- a CDS encoding isoprenyl transferase, whose product is MGRNLEKSQAKQGNGRRRTAPVVAPYPHPSGAVPPAIPAEFIPRHVAIVMDGNGRWANQRGLPRIEGHKAGEPALLDVMAGAIELGIEHVSVYAFSTENWRRSPEEVRFLMGFNKDVLRRQRNQLDDWGVRIRWSGRRPKLWGSVIRELEEAEDYTRGNSTCTLNMCVNYGGRAEIADAVSAIAEEVAQGRLKPGAITERTIQKFLDEPDLPDVDLFLRSSGEQRLSNFMLWQSAYAEFVFMDTLWPDVDRRTLWDAVEIYAQRDRRYGGAVDAAPAVGRQGT
- the recO gene encoding DNA repair protein RecO gives rise to the protein MVQQSFAARAYRDDAVVLRTHKLGEADRIITLLTKHHGQVRAVAKGVRRTSSRFGARLEPFMVADLQLISGRTLDVVTQAVAKGAYGSNIAADYGRYTVAAAMTETAEKLTDVDGEAGTAQYNLLVGALASLSRGDHAPELILDSYLLRALATGGWAPSFTDCARCGAPGPHTAFSAPLGGMVCADCRPPGSPAPAAETVLLLGALLTGNWSTADASASVHRREAAGLVASYLQWHLERVLKSLKHVERT
- the leuA gene encoding 2-isopropylmalate synthase, producing MRNAQKPSGMPVHRYIPFQDQITVELPDRTWPDKVITKAPRWCAVDLRDGNQALIDPMSPARKLKMFDLLVRMGYKEIEVGFPSASQTDFDFVRQLIEGNHIPDDVTIQVLTQAREHLIERTYESLVGAKQAIVHLYNSTSVLQRRVVFNQDEDGILDIALQGARLCKKYEETLADTHITYEYSPESFTGTELEYAIRVCNAIADVFEASADRQVIINLPATVEMATPNVYADSIEWMSRNLHPREGIILSLHPHNDRGTGVAAAELGYLAGADRIEGCLFGNGERTGNVDLVTLGLNMFVQGIDPMIDFSNIDEVRRTVEYCNQLPVAERVPYGGDLVFTAFSGSHQDAIKKGLEALEKDAAAAGKDVADYTWQVPYLPVDPKDLGRSYEAVIRVNSQSGKGGVAYLLKNEHNLDLPRRAQIEFSGVIQKQTDTVGGEVSGAQLWQVFQDEYLPSGSADTQWGRYALGSISTETGEDGAMTLTAALKIDGTQVRRTGTGNGPIAALLSILREDGVDVRVLDYSEHALSEGGSALAAAYVECAVGERVLWGVGIDANTITASLKAVISAVNRAIRDARA